The DNA region AGGAAAAAGCCGCTGTGACTCTGCTATTTGGTGAGAGCTAGCTAAATCCTGCTGCTTTAAGGCTATCTGTTCTTCCAGTAGAGGAGCTATTGCTTCCAATAATTCTTCTGTGAAGTTTAAAGTTGCCTGAAGCAAAGAAAGGGTCTTTTCTAATTCTGTATCTGTTTTCTGACAGGAATGTTTCTTAACATACAATTGCTCTTTAGTAGTACTTAGATTTAATTGACCCAAAAGCTCTTGCATTTTTAATTTCAACGTTGTACTAGTTCTCTGTAAGTCCAAAAAACTCTGCTGGCGATTACTAATATCATGATTCCAGATATGCGGCGTGACTTGATAATTGTGTTTTTCTAAAATAGTGTTGCTAGAAATCACAGTTTAACTCCTTACAATTACTGAATCTGGTTTGGAAAGATTAATTTATATGTTGAAACTGCCAAAT from Nostoc sp. UHCC 0302 includes:
- a CDS encoding AraC family transcriptional regulator; amino-acid sequence: MISSNTILEKHNYQVTPHIWNHDISNRQQSFLDLQRTSTTLKLKMQELLGQLNLSTTKEQLYVKKHSCQKTDTELEKTLSLLQATLNFTEELLEAIAPLLEEQIALKQQDLASSHQIAESQRLFPTCLQLKEVFDYIEANYHQSITLSDVAIAVGYSAAYLTNLVRRKTGKTVNDWIFERRMLAARTLLLETNQPINQIAFVVGYQYEGYFFRQFRQFHGTTPQAWRNIQRSNISVNR